In the genome of Candidatus Electrothrix rattekaaiensis, the window TTGTATGGGTTTGGGGTAGGGGCACGGCACGCCGTGCCCCTACGGGACCGTTCTGCTTAATGCTTGAATGACCGCTGACCGGTGAACATCATAGCCACCTGCGGGTCTGCCTCGTTACAGGCCTCAATGGTTGCATAGTCACGCATGGAACCACCTGCCTGAAGGATAGCGGTGATACCCTCGCGGATACCCACATCAGCCCCATCCCGGAACGGGAAAAAGGCATCAGAGATCATGGTGGAGCCGGGCAGGCCGCCTTGATCCGCCTTGACCTTGGCATCAATGGCCTCTTTATCGCCAGTATCCCGCTTGCCTTGCTCAATTTCTAAAGCTAAGTCCGCATAAGGGATACCGAGCTGATCAAAACAGATGATGTCGGCATATTTCACATAGGCCTTATGTACGGCAATCTCTGCCACGCCCACGCGGTCCTGCTCACCCGTCCCGATACCGGTGGTGCAGCCGTCTTTAACATAGATGACCGAGTTAGAGGTCACGCCGTGCTCCACAGCCCAGCCAAAGAGCATGTCATCCAGCTCCTGCTGCGTGGGCTGGCGTTCACAGGCGTATTCCTGGCCCTTCCAGGTTGCAGTGGCTGGTTTCAGGTCCGCAGCAGAACGGATAGAGTTGACCGCAGATTGCTGGACAATGATACCGCCGTCGATCAGGGATTTGAAATCAACAAATCGATATTTCTCAAAATCAGCCAGACGGTTGATACCATCCATGCGGATCACCCGCAGGTTCTTGGCCTTGGCCAGGATTTCCAGGGTGCCGTCCTCAAATTCAGGGGCGCAGACAACCTCCAGATAGTTTTGACTCATCAGCTCTGCTGTTGCCTTGTCAATGGCCTGACTGGTGATAACAGCTCCACCAAAGGCAGCAATGCGGTCGGCCCGGTTGGCCTTATTATAGGCATCTGCCATATTCGCACCGACAGCAGCACCACAGGGGTTATTATGCTTGAGGATAACAGCGGCTGGTTTATCCACCAAGTACTTGATAATGTTGAGGCCGTTGTCCACGTCGGTGAGGTTGATCTTGCCTGGATGCTTACCCACCTGGAGCATATCCTCTACGCTGATGCCACTGACCAAGGCATTACCCGGCTCAATGAATT includes:
- a CDS encoding IMP cyclohydrolase, coding for MSDIKKMYTTILGDSFPMDMTISFGDQTLVYRKRTWAIPTEDGGVDERGIRYGENPDQEAALYELVNGNLVLGDCKFIEPGNALVSGISVEDMLQVGKHPGKINLTDVDNGLNIIKYLVDKPAAVILKHNNPCGAAVGANMADAYNKANRADRIAAFGGAVITSQAIDKATAELMSQNYLEVVCAPEFEDGTLEILAKAKNLRVIRMDGINRLADFEKYRFVDFKSLIDGGIIVQQSAVNSIRSAADLKPATATWKGQEYACERQPTQQELDDMLFGWAVEHGVTSNSVIYVKDGCTTGIGTGEQDRVGVAEIAVHKAYVKYADIICFDQLGIPYADLALEIEQGKRDTGDKEAIDAKVKADQGGLPGSTMISDAFFPFRDGADVGIREGITAILQAGGSMRDYATIEACNEADPQVAMMFTGQRSFKH